The nucleotide sequence CCTGCATCGCCCGCAGCGCGCGCAGCAGGTGGCCGGGATCAGCCAGATAGGTGCGCTGCGGGTCGGGCGATATGTTGGCCAGGGGGTACAGGGCGACCGCCTCCGCAACGTTCCCCCGCACGTCCCCGCCGATGGCCCCTACACACTCGTGGGGGGCAGCACGGTCGGCGTGCGCCCACAGGGCCGCGGCCAGAACGGGGGGCAGGATCAAGGCCACAGGGGCATTATCGGGGTGGGCAGGGGCGGGAGGACCTTGACGCGCCCTTGACACCCGGACGGCCGGAGCCCCACGGCGCTCATGAAACCGTACCTCTAAAAAAGTGCGCCAGGCGCAGCACCAAAGGACCAAGACTCCGCTCCGGCTGGGGTACACTGGGCGGCATGGCGAAGGCTCGTGCAAAAGTAGCTCCACCCGTGAACCGCTTCGATGGGGAGGCGCTGGGGCTGGTGCTGTTCGCGCTGGGCATCTTCCTGGGAGTCACGTTGGCCCTGCCGCAGATGGCCGAGGGCGGCTTTATGACGCAGGCCCACGCCGCGCTGCTCGGCGGACTGGGGTGGGGGGCCTACCTGCTGCCGGTGGTGCCCGTCGCCTACGGGGTGCTCGTGTTCCTGGGACGTGACCTGTCGGGCCTGACCCGGCGCGTGCTGGGCGGAGCGCTGGTGGTGCTCTCCCTGCTCGCCCTGCACGAGGTGCTGGTACCCGGCGCGGCGGGCGAGGTGGCCAGGCGCGCGATGGCACCGCTCACCACCACCCTGAGCTACGCGGCGGCGCTGCTCCCGCTGGTCACCCTCACGCTGGGGCTGGAGATTATGCTGCGCTACCCACCCCTAACGTTGCTCAAAGGGTTTTTCCGGGTTCTGAGCGTCGCGCTGGGCGGCGCGACCAGCCAGGTGCAGAGCGTGATCGAGGCCCGGCAAAGTGGGCGTGAGGCGGCACGTCTCCGAGCAGAGCTGCGGCAGCGCCTCGCGGCCCATACCCGTGATCTGGAGGGCCTGCGCAAACTCTATCCGCAGGCCCGCGAGCTCAAGGCCCAGTACGAGGAGGTCCGGGCGGCCGGGCGCAAACCGCGGAGCCGTGAAGAGTCGGACCTGCAGGGCCTGGAACGGGACCTGGCTGCCTGGCAGGAGGGACTCAAGACCTTTGTGGGCCACGCGACCCGCGATCTGCGCGAGGCGGTCGCCAGCGAGGCTCCGGCAGCGGGCGCAGACGCCGAAGTGACCCTGGAGGAGGTGCGCGCCGGGCGGCACGAACTGCGGGTGGAGCTGCCCAGCACGCTGGCGAGCGCGGCGCTGGAACGGCTGCGCCGCGGCATGATCGCCGACCTGCAACGCCTGTCTCAGCGCGCCGGAAAGCTGGAACGGGAACGGCAGGCCGCTGAAAAAGCGTTGGTCAAAGCGGATGTGGGCGTTCTCCTGCGCGAATACCCGGCCCAGCGTGAGCGGGCGGCGGCGTGGCGCGAGCTCGCCGAAGACTTCGCCGCGTGGCGCGAGCGCGAGCGGCATTACCCCGGCTGGCCTAACCTCGCCGCGGCATTTGACCGCGCGCCCACCGAACTCGCTGCTGCCCTGGCCGAGGCGCTTGCCGCCGATCCCGACGGCACCCTCAGCGCCCAGGAGGAGTGGCGCGCCCGGCTGGAACGCGCCCAGCAGGAGGCGCTGGAACGGGCGCAGGCGATGGCGGTTCAGGCCACGGTTTCTGTTCCCCGTGAAGAGCTCGCCCCGACCCTCGACTTCGACTTCACCGCGATGGCCGCAGAACCAGACGGCGAACCCGCGCCGGCTCTTGCCCCAGCTCCTGCCGCCACCGTCTTCACCGCAGCTTCGCCACGGGGGGCCGAACCGCTGGCGGGGCCGAGCAGCGCTCCCGCCCCCACGACCCAGGCCACGCTGGAGCTGCAGGAAGAAGACAGCGCGGCCCCTTGGGAGAGCGCGCAACCCGAGCGGCGCCGTCCTACGGCGGGCGCGTCCCACCTGGCCCTGCCGGGGTACGACCTGCTCGATCCGGTGCCCACCTTGGCGGTGAATACCGCGCAGCTCGACGTGGCTGCGCGGCAACGGGCGGCGGTGATCGACCAGACCCTGCGGCACTTCGGCCTGCAGGCGAAGGTGGTGGATTTCGCGCGGGGGCCGACGGTGACCCGTTATGAGATCGAACCCGCGCCCGGCGAGAAAATCAGCCGCATCGCCTCCCTCTCAAATGACCTGGCGCGGGCGCTGGCTGTGGGCGGCGTGCGCGTCGAAGCACCGGTTCCCGGGAAAAGCGTGATCGGCCTGGAGGTCCCCAACGCCGAGCGCGAGCCGGTGACCTTTCATCAGGCGGCTGCGACGCCTGCGTTCCGTCACTCGCGCGCGCGCCTCCCGGTCATTCTGGGCAAGAGCATCGACGGCGAACTGCTCGTGGGCGACCTCGCCAAGATGCCGCACCTCCTCATTGCCGGTTCGACCGGTTCGGGCAAGTCGGTGTGCGTCAACACCCTGATCACCTCGCTGCTGTACCGCTACCTGCCCACCGAGCTGCGCTTCCTGATGGTGGACCCCAAGATGGTGGAACTCACGCCCTACGACGGGATTCCGCACCTGGTGCGCGGCGTGGTCACCAATCCGATGGACGCGGCGGGCGTGCTGCTGGGGGCGGTGGCCCACATGGAGCGCCGCTACAAGATGATGAGTCAGGTGGGTGCCAAGAACCTGGAGCAGTTCAATGCCAAGATGCGCCAGGTCGGGGAACCCGAATTGCCGCACCTCGTCATCATCATCGACGAGTTGGCCGACCTGATGATCACTTCTCCCAAGGAGGTGGAGGCCGCGATCATGCGCCTCGCGCAGATGGCGCGCGCGACCGGCATGCACCTCGTCCTCGCCACCCAGCGGCCCAGCGTGGATATCCTCACCTCGCTGATCAAGGTGAACGTGCCCGCTCGCATTGCCTTTGCGGTGTCCAGCAGCCACGACTCGCGCACCATTCTCGACAGCGTGGGCGCCGAGCGCCTCACCGGAATGGGCGACATGCTGTTTTATCAGCCCGGCCTGATCAAACCGGTGCGCCTCCAGGGACCGTACATCAGCGAGACCGAGACGGCCCGCATCACCGATGAACTGCGGCGCCAGGTCTTTGACGACGCCTTTGCCGAAGCCT is from Deinococcus sp. YIM 77859 and encodes:
- a CDS encoding Mov34/MPN/PAD-1 family protein codes for the protein MALILPPVLAAALWAHADRAAPHECVGAIGGDVRGNVAEAVALYPLANISPDPQRTYLADPGHLLRALRAMQAGGLTLVALYHSHPQGPARPSGTDTRLAAYSVPYVIADLSTRTLAAFLLPQGIPVPLRIENCRA
- a CDS encoding DNA translocase FtsK is translated as MAKARAKVAPPVNRFDGEALGLVLFALGIFLGVTLALPQMAEGGFMTQAHAALLGGLGWGAYLLPVVPVAYGVLVFLGRDLSGLTRRVLGGALVVLSLLALHEVLVPGAAGEVARRAMAPLTTTLSYAAALLPLVTLTLGLEIMLRYPPLTLLKGFFRVLSVALGGATSQVQSVIEARQSGREAARLRAELRQRLAAHTRDLEGLRKLYPQARELKAQYEEVRAAGRKPRSREESDLQGLERDLAAWQEGLKTFVGHATRDLREAVASEAPAAGADAEVTLEEVRAGRHELRVELPSTLASAALERLRRGMIADLQRLSQRAGKLERERQAAEKALVKADVGVLLREYPAQRERAAAWRELAEDFAAWRERERHYPGWPNLAAAFDRAPTELAAALAEALAADPDGTLSAQEEWRARLERAQQEALERAQAMAVQATVSVPREELAPTLDFDFTAMAAEPDGEPAPALAPAPAATVFTAASPRGAEPLAGPSSAPAPTTQATLELQEEDSAAPWESAQPERRRPTAGASHLALPGYDLLDPVPTLAVNTAQLDVAARQRAAVIDQTLRHFGLQAKVVDFARGPTVTRYEIEPAPGEKISRIASLSNDLARALAVGGVRVEAPVPGKSVIGLEVPNAEREPVTFHQAAATPAFRHSRARLPVILGKSIDGELLVGDLAKMPHLLIAGSTGSGKSVCVNTLITSLLYRYLPTELRFLMVDPKMVELTPYDGIPHLVRGVVTNPMDAAGVLLGAVAHMERRYKMMSQVGAKNLEQFNAKMRQVGEPELPHLVIIIDELADLMITSPKEVEAAIMRLAQMARATGMHLVLATQRPSVDILTSLIKVNVPARIAFAVSSSHDSRTILDSVGAERLTGMGDMLFYQPGLIKPVRLQGPYISETETARITDELRRQVFDDAFAEAYGTDFDGTVEASGPSVDKANMDFSDPLLRQAAAICIEEGQGSVSRLQRRLSVGHARAGKLMDMLEAMGIVSKHQGSKPREVLITEADLPEYFGR